The genomic segment GTCCGCCGGCCAGCTCGACCTGGCGCCGCTGTCCAGCAAGACGGTCAGGCTGCCGCTGCGCGCCCCGCGGCATCCCGCGCCCGGCAGCGAGTACTTCCTGCGGGTGTGGTTCACCACCCGGGGCCACACCAGCTGGTCCGGGCCCGGCTTCGAGGTGGCGGCGCAGCAGCTGCCGGTCGACTTCGGCAGCCCGGCGGTGACGCCGGTACCGGTGTCGAGCCTGCCGGCGCTCACCGTGGACGACGGCGACGACACCGTGACGGTGACCGGTGCCGGGTTCCGGCTGTCCGTGGCGAAGAAGACCGGGGTGCTCAGCTCGTACCGGGCGAACGGCATCGAGCTGGTCAGCAGCGGTCCGGCGCCGGAGTTCTGGCGCGGCCCGACCGACAACGACAACGGGAACGGGCAGCCGTCGCGCAACGGCACCTGGCGACACGCGGGCGCGGCGCGGACGGTGACCGGGGTGGCGGTGAGCCGGCCGGCCGAGCAGGCGGTCCGGATCGCGGTGACGGGCACGCTGCCGACCAGCACCCGCTCCGACTACACCACCACCTACACGGTGTTCGGCAGCGGCGAGGTCGCGGTGCACAACACGTTGCATCCGGGTGCCGCGAGCCTGCCCTACATTCCGGTCGTCGGGACCATGCTCACGCTGCCGGCGAGCCTGTCGAACGTCGACTACCTCGGGCGGGGCCCCGGCGAGAACTACTGGGACCGCAGGTCCGGCTCCGAGGTCGGCCGGTACTCGTCCACAGTGGACGACATGTGGACCGAGTACATCCGGCCGCAGGAGAACGGCAACCGCACCGACGTGCGCTGGGTCGCGTTGACCAACCGGTACGGCGCCGGGCTGCTCGCCGTCGGCGACCCACTGCTGGAGTTCTCCGCGCTGCGCTACACCCCGGAGGACCTGTCCGCGGGCGCCCGGCACAGCTTCCAGCTGGATCCGCGGGACGCCGTGGTGCTGCGGCTCAACCACCGGCAGATGGGCGTCGGCGGCGACAACAGCTGGGGCGCGCAGACCCACGACGAGTACAAGCTGTTCGCCGACCAGGACTACTCGTACTCCTACCGGCTGCGACCGCTGCGGCACGTCGCGGACGCACCGGGCCTCGCCCGCCGTCCGGCCGCGCAGCCGTAGCGGGTGACCGGGCCGGCCCGCCGCGGTGGCGGGCCGGCCCGGACACCGCGCGCGGCAGGTGCGCGCTACGCGTCCTCCGGCGCGGCGGACTCGTCCGGCTCGGGTGGGGTGTCGTCCGGTTGCGGTGCCGGCGGCCCCGGAAACCGGTCCCGCAGCGCGTGCCGGACGACGACCTGCAGCGCGGCGGTGACCGGCAGCGCGGCGACCGCGCCGACGATGCCGGCGGCCGAGCCGCCGATCAGCGCGGCGATGAACGCGGTCAGCGGCGACAGCGCGGTGGCCCGGGCCAGGATCCGCGGCGCCAGCACGTAGTTCTCCAGCTGCTGGTAGGCGATGAAGAACGCGATCGTGCCGAGCGCCACGCCGATCGAGACGGTCAGCGCCATCGCGGCACCCAGTACCGCGCCGAGGCTGGCGCCGATCTGCGGCACCAGATCCAGGATCGCGACGCCAAGCGCGATCAGCGCCGGGTAAGGCACGCCGACGATCAGGAAGAACACGTACGCGCTGGCGCCGGCGGCGACGCAGATGACCAGCTGGCCGGTGATGTACCCGCCGATCTTCGCCAGCGCCTCGTCCAGCACCGCGCTGCGCTCCGCGCTGCCGAGCAGCGCGCCCAGCGTGGCCACGATCCGCGGCAGCGCCAGCATGAAGTACACGGTCAGCGCGCCGACGGTCAGCACGCTGAACACCGCGCCGAAGATCTTGCCGATCAGCCCGAAGAGCGCGCCGACGCCGGAGGACAGCAGCGCCGGCAGCCGGCCCAGCGCGTCGTGGATCGCCTGCTGCACGGCCGGTTCGGACAGGTACCGGCCGAGCCGGGTGTCCCTGCTGCCGACCTGGTGCGCGATGTCCTGCACCAGGTTCGGTACCGCCTGCACGAACGCGGCGAACTGGCGCGCGGCCGGCACGAACGCCCCCGCCGACAGCCCGGTGAGCACCAGGATCAGCCCGATCACCAGGATCGCGACCGCGAAGCCGCGGCGCCGCACCAGCCGCTGCAGCCGCCGGACCAGCGGATCCAGGCCGGCGGCGAGCAGGAAGCTCAGGAAGATCAGCACCAGGATCGCGCGGGCCTGCACCGCCAGCATCGCCACCCCGACGGTGACCAGGACGATCGCGGTGATCGCGGCGTAGCGCCACAGCGGTACCGGCCGGGCCGGTGGCGCCGTCATCGCGGAGGGTCAGCCGGCCGGCGGGTACGGCTGCCGGTTCGGGTACTGGATGGCGGTGTGCGCGGTGCCCTGCACCAGCACGGTGATGGCGATGCCGAGGACCAGGTTGGCCGCGGCGGTGGCGCCCTTGACGTCCCAGTGCTGGGTGGTGACGAGCGGGATCAGCACCGCGATCACGGTGCACAGCCCACCGATCCAGCCGAAGTAGAAGAACGGCCGCGGGGTGCCGAGCATCAGCAGGTGCATCACCCCGGTGGCGAGCAGGGCGGCGACCCCGGCGCCGACCGCGTACCCGGCCATGCTGGCCGACACGGCGCCGCCGTCGGTTCGTACGCCCAGCATCGGCAGGTTGAAGATGCCGTGCACGACCAGGTACGCCACGATCGCCAGGCCGGCCGCGATCAGCGCGCTGACCAGCCCACCGGTCCACAGCCGGGCCGCGTTCACCCGGGGCTTGGTCGACCGCCGGCTCGATGCCGGTGCGTAGTCGCCGGGCGCCTGCGGCATCGGCGGGCCGTAGTCGTGCCCGGAGCTGCCGGCGCGGCCCCCGGGCGCGCCGCCGCCCGGACCGGACGCCGGCATCGGCGTGGTCGGGTCCTCCGGCCGCTGTGGCTTGGCCGATCCGTACCAGGTCACGTCGATCACCCCCGGTGTGAGAGACGCCGCGGCGGATGCGCCGCTGGCGTCCGTGGTGGCACCTGTTCAGCATCCTGGAGCGTTTGGTCCCCGCGCAGGCGAACGCGTCGATTCGTCGAACACGCTGCGTGGTCGGCGCGGTCAGGTGAGCAGGAACGCCGCATAGCCGACGGAAACCCAGAAGCCGACCGGGTGGTACGCCCGGATCGGCGTGCGGCGCAGCGCGTGCAGCCGTACCGACCCGGACCAGCCCGCGGCGTACGAGACGATCAGCGGGATCGCGACACCGAGCGTGCCGACGACGGCCAGCAGCGCCGCCGCGGCGAGCTGCGTCGGCCAGCCGCCGGGTGTGGCGGCGAGCGCCACCGCCGCGGCGGCGAGGATCAGCAGGTGCAGCGGATCGGTGCACAGCACCCGGACCGCGAACGGCCCGGCCCGGTTGGTCGGCAGCGCCGCGACGCGCGGCAGCCACGCCGGTGCCCGCCACGCGGTGCGGTACCGGTGCCCGACGAACCCGTACCCGCGCACCAGCGCGACCGCCACCAGCGCGGTGCCGAGCAGCGCGCAGACCAGCCGGTCGGTGTGCTCGGGCAGCCGTACGCCGGGGGTGGCCAGCCGCAGCGCCAACCCGGCGGCGAGGCAGCCGGCCAGCACCGTGCACCACCAACAGAGCGTGAACAGCAGTGCGCGGCGACGACCGTCGTCGGCCATGGTCAGCACGCTCGCCGCGACCGGCGGCAGCGGCGACAGCAGCAGGCCGGGCGCGAACGGCAGTACCGCGAGGATCGCACCACCCATCGCCACCTCCCGGACGCCCGGCACCGATCGCCGGTACCGCTCTCTCGACGGTAGGCACCCGGGACGGTCCGGTCACCGGTGGAGCGCACCCGATCGGTTGGCCCGCAACGATTCCCATCCGATCGATACCCATCGATGGGTACGCTTCGGGCGACGGCCGGCCGCGGCGAGATGAGGTGGCCATGGCGCAGCTGACGGTGCTCTGGTTCGATCGGCACGAGGAGGCGCGCGCGGTGTGGCGGCGACGCCCCCGGCAGGTGGATGCGGCCCTGGTGTGGGTCGATGGCGACCGGCGGGCCCGGATCGAACGCGACGAGCGGGACGGCATCGACTGGGCGATGGTGGTCGGTGCGCTGTTCGTGCTGCCGGTCTCGTCGCCGCTGCACCCGATCCCCATCCGCCGGCCGCCGCAGCTGGGGCTCACCGACGCGGTGGTCCGCCGCACCGCCGGCAGCCTGGTGCCGGGGTCGGCGGCGATCGTCGGGCTGGCCGGCGGCGCGAACCGGCTGGTCTGGTTGGCCGGGCGACACCACGGCCGGCGGCTGTCGGTGCCGCTGAGCACGGTCGAGCGGGACCGGCTCGCGCACCCGTTGCCGGCCTGAACCGGCGTGGCCGGCCCGAACCGGCGTGGCCGGCCCGAACCGGCGTGGCCGGCCCGAACCGGCGTGGCGGTCGGCGCCGGCCGCCACGCACCGGTTCACTGGCTGGGACGCTGCTCCGGCGGTACCTCGCTCGCCGGCCGGGGTTGGTCGGCCGCGGTGTGACTGGTCGGCCGGGTGCCCGCCGCCGGCTGGTTCACCGGCCAGGGCCCCTGCTGCTGCGCCGGTTCCGGCGCCGGGGTACCGGCCGACAGCGCGGCTCGGACGTCGAAGGCGAGCACGATCTCGGTGATGCCGCGCATCATCGCCCCGATCCCGACCCAGGCGACCAGCAGCACCGCACTGCGACCGGTGTAGCCGACCGCCCAGAACGCCAGCGCGATCTCCAGCGCACCGGTGATCAGCCGCAGCCACCACAACTCGACCCGTACCGCGAGCGAGTCGATCACGTCGAAGACGCCCTTGAACAGCAGGAACCAGGCGAGGATCCGGGACAGCGCGACGAACGTCGGTCCCGGCCAGGCGAACGCGGCGACCGCCCCGGCGACGAACAGCACGCCGAGCGCGACGTGCACCCACCGCCAGTGCCGGTGCAACGCGGCGATCAGGAACTCGTTCAGACCGGCGGCGAGCAGGATCGCGCCGAACAGCACCGCGATCGCGGCCACGCTGGCCAGGCTGAACTGCAGCACGGCCAGCGCCAGCAACGCCCACGCGATGCCGGTGACGAGGAACAGCCACCACGGCCCGACCGCCTCCCGGCGCTGCCGGCTACGCTGCATCGTCGTCACGTCGGCCCCCTCCCGTCGGTACGGGCGGGTGCCGCGCGGTGCCCCGCGTGCACCGCCCGTCTCAGCTGGACGGTATCCCGCAGTCGGTACGCACCAAGGGAAAACGGGGGAACCGGTCACCGGGGTGGGACATCCGGCACCGCCGCGCGGCGCCACCGGCGCAGCCGCAGCGCCACCAGCGCGGTCAGCCCGGCGAACGCGAGCGCGCCGACCGCCAGCGCCCCGCCGGTACCGAGCAGGCTCGCGACCCGCCGGTAGGACGCGCCGGCGAGGTAGCCGGCGGCGACGAAGCCGGCGCCCCACACCGCACCAGCCGGCGCGCTGAAGGCCAGGAACCTCCGGTACGGCATGCCGGACAGCCCACCGAGCCGCGGTACCAGGGTGCGCAGCCCGGTCAGGAACCGCGCCGCCACCACCGCGAGCCCGCCGAACCGCAGGACGAAGGACTCCGCCCGGTCCCAGCGGCCGGCGCCGACCAGCCGGCGCAGCCGGTCCCGCCGGCGCGACCAGCGGCGGCCGGCCAGGTAGGCCAGCGAGTCGCCGACGGTCGCGCCGGCCACCCCGCAGGCCATCGCCGGCACCAGCGGTACCGCACCGGCGTGCGCGAGGAAGCCGAGCAGCAGCATCGAGCCGACGCTGGGCAGCACGACGCCGACCAGCAACGCCGGCTCGGCCAGTACCACCAGCGCCGGCACCGCGCACATCAGGTACGGCGGCAGGCTCAGCACCCACCGGGTCAGCAGGTGCACGGCGGCGTCCCGAGAGGGCGGGTTCGGACGCGCCGCCGGCGCTCGGCGGGCCGGCAACGCTGCCGCCGGCGGGGTGCGGTGTGGATCATGGCAGCAGCCTCACCGATCGGACAGCCGGTCCACATCCGGGCAACTCCCCCGGCCGCCCCTGAGACCACCGGTACGGGTATCGGT from the Actinocatenispora thailandica genome contains:
- a CDS encoding DedA family protein, which encodes MHLLTRWVLSLPPYLMCAVPALVVLAEPALLVGVVLPSVGSMLLLGFLAHAGAVPLVPAMACGVAGATVGDSLAYLAGRRWSRRRDRLRRLVGAGRWDRAESFVLRFGGLAVVAARFLTGLRTLVPRLGGLSGMPYRRFLAFSAPAGAVWGAGFVAAGYLAGASYRRVASLLGTGGALAVGALAFAGLTALVALRLRRWRRAAVPDVPPR
- a CDS encoding AI-2E family transporter, which gives rise to MTAPPARPVPLWRYAAITAIVLVTVGVAMLAVQARAILVLIFLSFLLAAGLDPLVRRLQRLVRRRGFAVAILVIGLILVLTGLSAGAFVPAARQFAAFVQAVPNLVQDIAHQVGSRDTRLGRYLSEPAVQQAIHDALGRLPALLSSGVGALFGLIGKIFGAVFSVLTVGALTVYFMLALPRIVATLGALLGSAERSAVLDEALAKIGGYITGQLVICVAAGASAYVFFLIVGVPYPALIALGVAILDLVPQIGASLGAVLGAAMALTVSIGVALGTIAFFIAYQQLENYVLAPRILARATALSPLTAFIAALIGGSAAGIVGAVAALPVTAALQVVVRHALRDRFPGPPAPQPDDTPPEPDESAAPEDA
- a CDS encoding GAP family protein, which codes for MGGAILAVLPFAPGLLLSPLPPVAASVLTMADDGRRRALLFTLCWWCTVLAGCLAAGLALRLATPGVRLPEHTDRLVCALLGTALVAVALVRGYGFVGHRYRTAWRAPAWLPRVAALPTNRAGPFAVRVLCTDPLHLLILAAAAVALAATPGGWPTQLAAAALLAVVGTLGVAIPLIVSYAAGWSGSVRLHALRRTPIRAYHPVGFWVSVGYAAFLLT
- a CDS encoding HdeD family acid-resistance protein codes for the protein MQRSRQRREAVGPWWLFLVTGIAWALLALAVLQFSLASVAAIAVLFGAILLAAGLNEFLIAALHRHWRWVHVALGVLFVAGAVAAFAWPGPTFVALSRILAWFLLFKGVFDVIDSLAVRVELWWLRLITGALEIALAFWAVGYTGRSAVLLVAWVGIGAMMRGITEIVLAFDVRAALSAGTPAPEPAQQQGPWPVNQPAAGTRPTSHTAADQPRPASEVPPEQRPSQ
- a CDS encoding DUF6069 family protein; this encodes MTWYGSAKPQRPEDPTTPMPASGPGGGAPGGRAGSSGHDYGPPMPQAPGDYAPASSRRSTKPRVNAARLWTGGLVSALIAAGLAIVAYLVVHGIFNLPMLGVRTDGGAVSASMAGYAVGAGVAALLATGVMHLLMLGTPRPFFYFGWIGGLCTVIAVLIPLVTTQHWDVKGATAAANLVLGIAITVLVQGTAHTAIQYPNRQPYPPAG